The genomic DNA GTGGGTGGTGGCGGACAAGGGCTATGCCTCGGACGCCTTCCGTGAACGTATCTGGGACATGGGAGCCCGACCGGCCATTCCCGCAAAACGACGCGATGCGCCGGTTGCCTGCCCCAGATGGGTCTATCGGTGTCGGCACCTGGTCGAGAACCTCTGGGCCCGTCTCAAGGAGTGGCGTGCTGTTGCAACCAGATACGAGAAAACCGCAGCGTCGTTCCTGGCCGTCATACACATCGCTGCAGCCGCAGACTGGATCAAGTGCTAACAGGCCCTAGTGGTTTTCTGTCTTGGGTTCCCTACAGCCGCATTGGGGCAAGGCATCATGCATAATGTTGCGGATTGCCAGCTTTCGGCTGGCCATCCTGTATTTTGTGGCATGCCTTTTACAGGGCAAGCCGTACTGCCTTTAATGCCGGAAAGCGACAAATATTATAGATGTTCCATTACAGCAGGAAACATCACATTCTGTGCTGTGCCCTATACAGGCAGGGCTGTTATTCAGCAGTCCAATGGTGTGTATGCATCGTGCTTGATTGAGTTGGGGCAGATGAAATTTTGTGGTCTTCCATACACTGGCCACGCTGTTATTCGCAGGGGGTAGGGAGGATATCAGAGGCCGAGTTCTAACAGCTTTTTCTGCAGGGAAAGGGGTAAGCCTACGGGCTGTGTTTCAGTGCTCTGCAAATCTGCTGGTGCATCTTGGCCTTGCAGGTAGCGCCACCCTTGAAATGGCCGTATGGCGCGAGGTTGGACAGGAATGATCTTGGGAGAAAGTAAGATAAGCGTGCCCTGTGTGCCATCAGCCCGTGTTGTGGTTTGAATATCCAGAATGGGCTGTCGGCACAGAATAAGCTCGTTGATGACGCGGTAAAGCGAACCACCATCCAAAAGGGCATCTTTTTGTTTAGGAAAAGAGCGTGTGTGCACCACGGGTAGGGGAGTATCATAATCTGGATGGGCGCGGGTATTGAAGGGCTGTTTCAGCCGTTCAGTCAGATCTTCGAGCGATTCAACACCCACAGCCAGCTTGATCAGATTAAGCATTTCTCCAATGTAGTGCGTTACTTACGTCAGACAAGGTT from Acetobacter ascendens includes the following:
- a CDS encoding DUF1489 family protein; translated protein: MLNLIKLAVGVESLEDLTERLKQPFNTRAHPDYDTPLPVVHTRSFPKQKDALLDGGSLYRVINELILCRQPILDIQTTTRADGTQGTLILLSPKIIPVQPRAIRPFQGWRYLQGQDAPADLQSTETQPVGLPLSLQKKLLELGL